The DNA sequence GGATTTTCCCATGGATTTAACATCCATTTTGGACAGATCATTCCTCCAAAAAATATAGATGTGGTAATGATTGCTCCCAAGGGGCCTGGTGCCTTTGTTAGAAAGGTATTTCAAGATGGAGGTGGCGTTCCCTGCCTGGTTGCTGTTTATCAGGATGCCTCAGGAAAGGCAAAGGATTATGCCTTAAGCTATGGAAAAGCAATCGGTGGAACAAAGGCGGGAATTATTGAGACAACATTTCTTGAGGAAACAGAGACCGACCTGTTTGGAGAGCAGGTTGTTCTATGCGGTGGTGTCTCTGAGCTTATCAGGGCAGGCTTTGACATTTTGGTTTCTGCTGGCTATCAGCCAGAGGTCGCCTACTTTGAGTGCTGCCATGAGCTGAAGCTCCTCGTTGACCTCATCCATACAAAGGGCATCTCGGGAATGAGGGAGGCAATTTCAGATACAGCAAAGTATGGCGATGTAACTAGGGGAAGGGTAGTAATCAATGAAGATGTAAGGAGAAATATGACAAAGATTCTTGCCCAAATCCAAATAGGCTCTTTTGCCAAGGAATGGATCCTTGAAAATCAAGCAGGAAGACCTGTTTTTAATGCCTTACTTTCGGCCGATAAAAACCATCTCATAGAGAAGGTGGGAGAAAAATTAAGAAAGATGATGCCATGGATTTCTTGACAAAAAAGGAGGATAGAAATTAGAATTTTTTTATGCAAGGAAAGGCTATATCAAAATATATTAGAATTTCTCCCTCAAAGCTAAGACAGGTTATTTCCCTTATAAAGGGAAAAAGGGGTGATGAGGCAGAGAATATCTTGCAGATGATGCCAAAGAGGGCATCCTATTTTATCCATAAAGCATTAGGAAGCGCATTTGCAAATTGCAGGATAAGGTCTCCCCTTTTAGAGCTTAAGGATGTCTGGATAAAAGAAGTATGGGCAAATAATGGGCCAATGATGAAGAGGATAAAATATTGTGCAAGGGGAAGGTCGGGCAGGATTCTTAAAAAAACATCCCATCTTACAATTGTCCTTGAAAAAATATGAGCATCGCCATTGTTTTAATGGCAGTTGTTGGCATTCTCCTTCTTATTGAGATTGTAAATTTTTTTATTAAATACAAAAGGATGAAAGAGAGAGAAGACCTTGTCTCTTGTGTAATAATGCTTCTTTTTTTTATATTTTGGGCAATATCAATAGTTTTAATGATTAAGAAATTATGAGTATTACAATTAGCTTAAGGATTTCAGAGGGGATTGTATTAGGATGCGATAGCCTTGCTACTGTAAAGGCTATTCCTATCCCCCAGGAGGAATTTGTCCAATGCCCAGAATGCTTTGGAAAAATATCCTGCTCAAGGCTAATTCCCCCTCCTCCCACCACATTTACGGTTTCAAAAACCATAAATAAGCTATTCTGCCTTAATGAAAAAATTGGCGTTCTCTCATTTGGTGTAAGCTTTATTACAAAGAGGAGCATCCAAAGCCATATTTTTGATTTTGAAAAAACCCTTACCGGCGAGGAAGAAATAAAAGAAATAGCAGAAAAGCTTGAGGTCTATTTTAGAAGGGAGCTTACCTGTGAAATTGTTGACCTTTCCCAAATACCAGAGGATGAATACCCTTTGGGCTTTCAGATTGCAGGGTATGATGAAAATGATACAACGCCAAAGACATATACCCTAAAAATTGGGCAAAAATCTGTTATTGAGCCTGTTTATGAGGGTGGATATGGCTGCACATTCGGAGGAGATGGAAGGATAATCCAGAGGCTATGGGAGGATAACCCAGAAAATCCCATACCCTTGCCGAATTACCAATTTTTTTCCCTTCAGGATGGCATTGACTATGTGGAATTTCTTATCAGCACAACAATAAAAGCCCAAAAATTCCTTCCTATGCCCCAAACCTGTGGTGGAGACACAGAGATTGCTGTGATAACCCCAGATGAAGGTTTTGATTGGATAAAGAGCAAAGAGCTTGATGTTTATAGTGTTTGAGGGAGGGGAAGGATCAGGAAAATCATCCCAGGTAAGCATGCTAAAAGATGCCTTAAAAATGCCTTGTCTTGCTACAAAAGAGCCATATTTAGAATGGATAAAGGAAATGGTCTTTGATGGAAAAACACCAAAAATGGCAGCCCTTTACCTGTTTCTTGCAGATAGAATAATTCATATAAACGAAGTGATTAAGCCTGCTTTAGCTGAAGGGAAAATTGTTATTTGCGATAGATACTCCCTTTCAACGATTGCATATGAAGGGTATGGCTATGGAATAGATATTGAGCTTATTAAAAAATTGAATGATGGATGTATTATCCCGAATATTGTTTTTCTCCTTGATATAGAGCCAGAAAAAGGATTAAAAAGGGTCAAAAGGGATAATAGGTTTGAGAGGGAGGATATATCATTCCATAAAAGGGTAAGGGAGGGCTATCTTTCCTTAGCAAAGGGGGATAAAAACATAAAGGTTCTTGATGGAGAAAAGACAAAAGAGGAAATTCATAAGATTGT is a window from the bacterium genome containing:
- the ilvC gene encoding ketol-acid reductoisomerase, which translates into the protein MATIYYEADADLSLLKGKKVAIIGYGAQGHAQAQNLKDSGIEVIIGNREGKSFEKAKADGFSPLSVREAAAKADYIQLLVPDQIAPKVYKEEIEENLKGGKILGFSHGFNIHFGQIIPPKNIDVVMIAPKGPGAFVRKVFQDGGGVPCLVAVYQDASGKAKDYALSYGKAIGGTKAGIIETTFLEETETDLFGEQVVLCGGVSELIRAGFDILVSAGYQPEVAYFECCHELKLLVDLIHTKGISGMREAISDTAKYGDVTRGRVVINEDVRRNMTKILAQIQIGSFAKEWILENQAGRPVFNALLSADKNHLIEKVGEKLRKMMPWIS
- the rplV gene encoding 50S ribosomal protein L22, translating into MQGKAISKYIRISPSKLRQVISLIKGKRGDEAENILQMMPKRASYFIHKALGSAFANCRIRSPLLELKDVWIKEVWANNGPMMKRIKYCARGRSGRILKKTSHLTIVLEKI
- the tmk gene encoding dTMP kinase, whose amino-acid sequence is MFIVFEGGEGSGKSSQVSMLKDALKMPCLATKEPYLEWIKEMVFDGKTPKMAALYLFLADRIIHINEVIKPALAEGKIVICDRYSLSTIAYEGYGYGIDIELIKKLNDGCIIPNIVFLLDIEPEKGLKRVKRDNRFEREDISFHKRVREGYLSLAKGDKNIKVLDGEKTKEEIHKIVMEELEFRI